AAGTCCAAAAATCCTGTAAAAGGATTCTGACTGGCCTGTCTTAAAGTCAGATGCCCATCTCAAagcttgagtcttttttttttttttttaattttatttatttatttttggctgcgttgggtcttcgtcgctgcacgcagtttctctagttgcagtgagcgagggctactcttcattgcggtgcacgggcttctcactgcagtggcttctcttgttgaggagcacaggctctaggcacacgggcttcagtagttgtggcttgcaggctctagagcgcaggctcagtagttgtggcgcacaggcttagttgctccgcagcatgtgggatcttcccggaccagggcttgaacccgtgtctcctgcattggcaggcggattcttaaccactgcgccaccagggaagccctgagtgagGTGTCTTTTTTGAGATAATCAGTTGTGGCCAGGGGAGCAAGGTCTGTAAAAATATGGCAGCTTCCATTCAAATCACATGGCTGGAAAAAAGGAAGTATTTCCTTGAAAACAAAAGCCATCTACATTACAACAGGGAAGTGCTGTAGTAACACTCTTCAAATAAACCCTTTTCTTCTAAGAGGACAAGAAATGAGCTTTATCCCCACGAACCCATTTTTCATTACCCCACAAACCCATTTTTCATTATACAGCCCAATCTCATGACATGCCAAGGGATGTCTTTTTTGTTTAACCAAGACTCAGTTAAACGATATACCTTAGTGCCTATGACATGCCCAGCACTGtaccaaatgttaaataaatgaaccACCGCCTGAAGTTTCATCAATTTTCGATGAAAGGGTAGTTGTTGTCATGGCTAAAAGAACATTTAAGAAGGAAAATGCAGTCTGAGACTCAAAGTAGTCATAAAAAAGCCACACCAATGGTACAATTATTTTACTGGGCTCAAACGAACATGGACAACTCTTTTTACTTTCTAAGATTCTTTTTacagtaaacaaaatatatttccaaaGTTTTACAGATATTTAATTGGAGAAAGATAATACTTCAGTTAGTTAGGAAagacaacctttaaaagaaagaGCAAGTGAATTCCATTCAGGATGAAACAGACTAACAGAACTGTATTCctaagtggtggtggtgggatgaattgggagattgggattgacatttatacactaatatgtataaaatggataactaataagaacctgctgtataaaaaataaaataaaattcaaaaaaaaaaaaagaaacaggagtgTATTACCTGTGCTACTTCAGCAGAGGCTTCCTAAAAATTTCAGctgattttgggggaaaaaaaaaagaactgtaatcctaatccatttactttttaaGCTATCAAATATTCTCATTCAAGCTACCTTTTCTGTGTCTATCTACAGAGCCTCTTGGAAATGAATTAAAAGTCTTTGACTTCATTCTGTTGAAAAACTCTTGAGAATGCTGAGAAATCTCCAGATAACCagtatgttttctcctaggaacGAACTTCAGAGCCTCTTCCCAACTACCAGTGTTCTTCAGACATAACAAAATACGTATCATTTGATCTAAGGTGAGATTTTTGGTGCCAGTGTCCCACTGCAAATATTTATCTAATGGAAGGCATTCTGTTGCCAGCTTCAGCCGTTTTGCTTTGGCTAGGGATGTGCCTGGCTGCATATTCTTATCAACAAAAGATCCCACTACATAAATTTTGTCATGCTTGAAAGTAGTCATAACGTTGGGAGAATCTGAAGTTAAATATATAATACTATCCTTTGGAAATAAATCTACATGAGACTTTTCTGTTGCTGTTAAAAGCAATTTGTTCCACTTTTCTCCATAACGTTTAACTAACTCTCTATAGTAGGCACCACCTGTTTTAAGACTGcagaaataaatatggaaaggATCAACATTTCTTCTGTTCCATCCTTCACTTTCTAAAAGTTGGGAAACAGCATTCTGCAGTTCTTTTGGTTTCATATAGTCGTCATAAGCCATGTCAAAAACCAAAGGTTGTCCAAACTGCATGGCCTGGGCACCCTTCCAGCCCATTGCAATATCCATATTCCTATCCCAAAGTCGTAGAAACAGAAAGTTTTGCTGTTTATCTTCCTTAGTGGTTTCTGGTAGCtgatctttttttatttgttcttttgctgctattttcatttccttttttatttgcttggcttttttcattttttccttaatatataaatattttaaatattttctttttgatgatttAGAAACACATTCCATAACAGTTTTGAGCTCTTCTTCACTGATGTGTTCTGGTACTTCTCTGCGAAGCAATCTCCACATCTCAATTAATTCCCTGGTGGCAGCTAGAGGATCTTCATCCTTGCTACTTGAGACTGTTGAAACACCCTCTTCTTGCACATTAGATTTCATTGTAATTTTCCACCTATCCAACTCCAGCTCTTCAGGAGGTGATGTACTCTCCTTATTAGGATAGGACACAGCTGGTATTTTGGAAGATGTGTATCTCTGCAGAGTTGTTGAATATAAAACCCTTTTCTTCCTATGAAGGGTAAATGGCACCAAAACTCTGGCAAAAGGTCTTAAGAAGGTGATACTGACACTCATTTTGAGGAAAACAGGCCTGTAAGAAAAGccctataaaaaaagaaaaatataatgaaaagttaaaaacctCTCAAATAACTGTGCAAGTATAAATTTGAGATACCAAAATGCAATCGATTTCTGAAACATAAAGTGGAATCTTAGTCCAACTTATTTTTGCACCATTAATTTTTCTTAGACTCCTGtggcctagagcctgtgatcaTTCACTAGGCGAAAAGTTTAAAACTTATTTGGGTTCTTATTTTAGACATGAACTTCACTATTGTTTTAGGCAAAAGGATACCTTGAAGATCCTTTTCAGATTTGTATCTAGGGACCCAGAAGATCAATGTTACCGGATAACAAAGCTATGTACCACTATATGGCTGAGATTACGGTGCTGTATTCTTCTCCACTTTCTACTAAGCCCAGATACAGACCCAAACACAAGATCCTTAACAAGCAATACATGAAGACAAAGGGCAGAAAAGTTACAGAAAATGGCAAATAGTAAAAAGCACTTAGCAGCTGCTGTACCAATGCCCTTAtatgttttcaaaacagaaatacagagagatctactgatttaaaaaaaaataaaacctccctTCTCCAATTTAGATTTTACAGCAAATAATGTTATTGCcaaacaaaatatccaaaatTAGGGCAAATATATATAAGCTCCACAATTTTATCCTAAAGGTCTGGATGTCCACAAAACAATGAAGATGCTTAAAGATGTGAAACTAGTGCTGGACTTGAAGCAAAAAAAGGAATTCAACTTTTCACAAAATGCAACTAAAATACTTGAAAAGTTCCTTCTTCCCTTGGCTTCATTTAATGACGCTGCATGCTCCTGGGTCTCTGACCTGTGCAATGATGCTCAGATCcattccccccacacccccaacaCATACAAGGTGGATGTGCTTCTGAGTTCTGTCCTTAGCCCTTTTTTCAATCTAAACATTTTCCCTATGAACTCTGATCTACCTCCTTGACTTTGATCACCATGTATCAGATGACACCTCAAATGCAACAAACTGAAATctgtctcccttcccttcccaatCTGCTTCTCCTTCTGCGTTGTTTCAGGGAGGGACACTACTATCCATCCATTTGCTGAAGGCAGAAACTGGGAGTCATTTCATAACTGTCCCCTCTCACACCCTCCATTCCTAATTTGGGTTATATTCATTTAGTTTCTAAATACTTCTCTAATCCAGTCACTTCTCTTCAACCTcattttcttatcattttttttcttttggaggcAGGGGGCTGCGCCACGCAGCTTGCAAgctcttaattccccgaccagtgaTGGAATCCGGGCCCtctgcagtgagagcacggagtcccaaccactgggccgccagggaattccctcaacctcattttcttaattgtatctCCTAGCCTCTAGATTTGCTCTCCCTCGTCTCTAAGCCATTTGGAGCTAGTGCAGATCTGATCAATACGCTCACATCATCCtcaatgtgtatttttaaactcACTGCTGCCAGGTTAAAGTCTAAACTTATATATGTGGCTTATAAAGTTTTTTCACAAAATCACCATTTGCTTACCTCTTCAGCTACATCTCTAGCTATCTGTCACCTCAAACTTTAGATCAAGTATTCCTATTAGTTCTTTTAGCACCCTGTACTTCTGCACCATAGTGCTTGTAACACTGCACTGTAATTGCCTGGCTACTTATTAGCCCCACTATGTGGTAAACTCTATCAGGACAAGGACTGTATTTATACTAACATCGAACCCAACGTTTGGCAGTATATAGTTCACATTTATCATTCAAGTATTTTTCGATTAAATACTCCGGGTCAATGCTTCTCACATTTAAAACACGTTCAGACaccttttaaagaaaatacaatttcCTTTAGACTCCTCGAAATATTTAACCGAGAGTTCTCAGCCCCAATACGAGAAACACTGATTTTGGAAAAAGTCTTTTGAGTTTTGTCTTTGTAACTGGTAAATATTTTTaggatatcaaagaaacaaaacccccaaatattTAAAAGGGAAACAAGGATATCATTTTGGGAAACACTGCTCTCGTCCCAGGTATTGTACTTATAGTTTATTAAATCACTGGGCTTCCTCTTACCTGTGGGCCTTCTTAGCGCACAAGCTCCAGTATGCGTATGTTAGATCTCCCGCGTCCTCCCACCTCACCACACACACTGGGAGACACGAAACCCGCCCGTACCAGGAGTGCAAAGACAGTGGCTCCCGCCGGTGCAAACCACAAGGAACCCCAGAGGACGCAGGATTCTGCCGGGAAATGCTGCCCACGGATCCGCGCTGCACCTGACCCACAGCTTAACTGTCACTCTACACAGTATCCGTCGTTGACCCGAGACCCGCAGCCGGAAATCCCGCCCTCTCCTTCCGGCGCTGCCATATGACGTCACGCCAAAGGGGCAAGCCTTCCGGCCTGGAAAGCAGCACTGTCGTGCAACGCAGACTGAAAAACATTCACTGACAGTAGCAATACAAAGACTGTTGAGACCACACTGTGAGGTTTGGGGGCTGAAGCCAGGTGAGAGTGGGTAAGGGATGAGTGGAATATGAGAAAATGGAGTCATTAAGGTTAAACATTTTTATGAATCTTGGCAGAGGCAATATTCGGTAGGCTCAGCCTCCGGTGTGGTGTCCaggaaatttttgttatttttactgtTCCTGGGAGAGACTTGACCAGCTGATAGGATTGTTAGCAAGGGAATAAGGAAAGAAAGGATGAGAAGGGTGaatttcctcagaagattgaaaGAGATGGGATTCAGAGGACAGATGGAGGGAACTGGTCTTGGATAGGAGGAGGAAATACCACTTCCTTTGTaacaggaagaagggaagaaacttAGGTGGGGATGGAAGCCAGTTTGTAGATATGGCAGTTGTAATTTGAGAGTTACCATTTCTGTGAAAGAGGTAGTCTGCTGAGAATCTCTGGAGAGCGAAGAATGGGAGAAGGTTTGAAATTATTATGAAGAGTGAATGTGACACACTCAGTGATGGAGAAGTTTTTCACATATTGCAGTatagggaagtcattctggcttatacgtGGTTCTGCCTGAACTTTGTGTGAACTAAAACACAGCCTGACTTATGGCCTGTCAAACACTTATACAGCACATCTACTTTAACCATTAAGATAAAGAATGTCCTCTTCGAAGGATAAATAGCTCTCTTCCTGTGGCATCCATTAACACTTTCTTGAAGATAAGGTTCCCTTCCCAGACACCAGGGTTATGCTGTCTCATTGAATACATACTAATCTGTCTCttttgaaaccttgaaggaaTGTACCCCTGTCATGTTTGATGTATGTTCTTTGTTTTAATAGTAAGGTTTGAAACTGTGCTGAAAACCGTGCTTCAGTGGAGCAGATCCTTGGAGCtactgagaggctgcctcccaggctatagtcctcagtttggttctaataaaactcttttctattccttaTTATAGTTTGATTGTTGATTATTTGTGTCAacaatagaagcagaaagtagaattgtGTTTACCAGGGGCTAGGAGGGTGGTGGTGAAAACAAGGGGTTGTTTAGTGGGTataagagtttcagttttgcaaggtgaaaaagttctggaaatctgttgcacaacagcacgaatatacttaacactactgagctTTAAAATTGTTAGTATGGTAAACTTATGTATTTCTTAAaatcacaattaaaaaatgaaagaatgaagtgTGAGCTGACTAGGGAATGACAGTCATGTTGTTAGGCAGTGTTTATGGTCTAATTCAGTTTGGGGGTCATGAATTTATAGTGGTATCAGTCTATCTTATATGATCCCCCCCCATTTTGCCAACACTGCTAAGTGCTAAGAGGTCCAGGTACAATTAAGCTTATAGAAGGGAGATGGGATAAAGTTGTTAAAGTTATTGGCATCAGAGTTGCTGCACGAGTGGCCTACAGAGCCTCAGGTGCATAATGAGAGGCCAGTACAGTAATGATAGAACATGGGATGACAGACTGATAGAAAGTAAATACACAACTGGCCAGAGGTttcaaaggagatgagaaacaggTTAGTAGGTGTAATTGATTAAGCAAACTGAACTGATAGGACATTGCAGAAGAGTCAGGTATCATCTGCTTTTGTGAATGTTGTGGTGGAGCAATATGTATTTGGTAATGCCAAGATTCAGGCCATGACCACAAGAGTGTGTGGCGGGAGTACAGTGGGATGGGTCATGAGAGATCATCTAGGAATCACAGGGTATAATTATGGTATTGCTTTTGCTTCAAAACTCAATTTTGTACTCGGTATTTAGTAACATTTgaagtttctcttttccttttggtgTAGACATATCTGTCTTATGGTTTGCTAAAATTAGGGAGGCCTCTCCTTTCTGGGCCAGAcactattttgatttttaaaaatttaatgagatGAAAGTTTTAGGACACTTGAAAGTCAGAAGCCAAACAAAAGAATTTTCTGTCCTTTCATGCCTTACAAAATTTATCGCTATGCAATACCTTGGCCACTCCTCTCTCAGCCTGAAGGTGGTGTCTTCTATTATCTAATTGTTCTATGATTTAGGAACTGGGATGTATTATTTGGGAAATACAACTAAAAACAAGATCTCTCCCAACTCAGAAATCCTCTCCACAAAGgtagtagagaaagaaaacacttatGTTTGAATAAGCATTAAACCAGAATGTGGTGGGCATCACAGGCAATCTGCGGAAGAGATTGTGAAGACGGGAATCTCACCCCCTTATATAGCCAGATACACCCCATCACATATGTGTTTTCAAAGTAAACAATAAATAGTCCTCAAGTAAGAGAACCTGAGAGCATATTTGTGATGCATAGTTCATCCTAACTTTACCATGGTAATTGGGGAGGTCACTTTTGTTAGTTAATTGGCTTCATCCagagaaaaaacaaacctcaTCTTTCTGACAGGACATAGTTTTGCTAACTGGAGAAAGGCGTCCACCAAAGTTAGGCTTGTGCCCTCTCACAAGAACTGTGAGATAGGGGAGCTATCTTCCTTGATCTTTGCATTTCAAAAAGATGgcttccaggcttccctggtggcgcagtggtttagaatccgcctgccaatgcaggggacacgggttcgagccctggtccgggaagatcccacatgccgcggagcaactaagcccgtgcgccacaactactgagcctgtgctctagagcccgtgagccacaactactgagcccgcgtgccacaactactgaagcccatgagcctagggcctgtgctctgcaacgagagaagccaccgcaatgagaagcccatacactgcaacgaagagtagcccccgctcgccgcaactagagaaaagccctcgtgcagcaatgaagacccaacgcagccaaaaataaataaataaataaaactttaaaaaatttaaaaaaaaatcagtagccctgagaaaattatatatatataaaaaaatggcTTCCAGGTTCTTGAAGAAACATTGCTGAGTGGTGAGATTGGCAGGAGGCTTATTTAGccattataaatatttacatacatttgaaaaggatgaagaaagaaattctgaaagaaaagggagagggggagaaacGCCTTCCCTTATTTTCAACAAGGAGAATTAcatctcttatttttaatttgtatttgcccTTAAATTATGTGGTAGAAACTGAAAGTATTGGTCTTGAAAGGTAAGTGAGACACACCACTTCCTTTCCTACAGGAGGGAAAGACAAATGTTTCAGTGCACTTGGATCTTTGGGACCGTAAAACATGAGCTCAGTCAACAAACCCCTTTTGTTGCTTTCCTCAGGGGAGGAACTTTGGTCCAGATGATAATCCAGATGATAATCCATCATAACTTTTACCTCACATGATATAGACTTAACGTTATTACCTCCCTGGCCACCCCTAATCTTCCTAACAGTGGTTCACAAAGTGtgatccccagaccagcagcatcagtatcacctagGAACTAGTTAAAAGGCCAATTTTGAGGCCCCACCTACCAattctactgaatcagaaactttggcAGTGATACCTAGCAGTCTTTAAGACCTCCAGGTTATCCTGATGTACTTTAAAGTTAGAGAACTGCTGCTTTTGAAGAAGCACTGAAAAGGAAGTAAGAGAATTTCTTGTTGTCTTCTTTAACAGAGACTTCCCACAGTGAATTCGCAatatgttctctttttttgttaaaatttaataTGTTTAGTCTAGTATTGGGAGGTGACACACAAATCTTGGTGTACTTCGCTTACAATGATCATAGCCTATTACCTCTATTTTCCACAAGAAGGGGAAAAGTTATCACATACTGATGTCAGAAAGTCTTAGGATTTTCCTGCAGTCCTCCCTTATCAGTCTTTTCTCTATCAGGACACATCTCTGGTCTGCAGCTTATAGCCAAAAATCTGGAGATATCTTTTTTGTCTTCAAGCTGCTAAAATAGAGCAACATCGGAAGTCAGAGTAAGAGAATAGTTTAGGGTGACCCtaggagagaaaattaaaataaactttattttcaacACAAGTATTTCTGGCAAAAATTCTGATGTCTTGCAGAGAAAGAGGAAACCAGTTTCTAAATACACAGCTGTTtatcaaaacaagaaaaactttaaaacaggATAAAAATGCTCCCGGACCAAGATAGTCTTATAAGCAACAGTTGAGTTGAGCTGCTATACCATTAATTTCAGTTGGCATCATTTCTGATGTGGTAGTCTAAAATTTGTCtccaaattctttgacactctcTCACGAGGTGGAGTCTAATTCCTCTTCCCTTGAACTTAGTGACTCATGTCCAACAAATAGGAAAAAAGTAGACCAGTATGCAACTTCAGAGAGTAGGTCATAAAAGGTGGTGTAGTTTCTGCCTTGCTTATTCACCTGGATGATTCATCCTGTGGGAAGctagctgccatgttgtgaggacattCAAGTAACAAAGACTCTCCTTGACCAGACTTCAGTTAGGCTCTTCTGAGCCCTCTCCTGGGATTAGTCCTTGACCTTGACCTTCTGTGAGATTGCATAGGTCAAtcttagcaagaatcctgctaagtcatcCCCCAACCTTGATATCTTATCAAGTTTCTCACTCCTCACTCTTCATATCTAAGCCCTTGTCCTGCCTTTAGCAAGAATCTCTCTACCCTTGAGGTCTCCTTTTAGTTTTCCATCCACTGATATCCCCACCCTGCTTCTTGGCTATAAATTCCTAGCTATCTTTATTGTTTTGCAGTTGAGCCTTATCTCTCTTCCTATTGCAATGTCCCTAACTACaataggccttttttttttttaatttttaaaaaaattttttaattttattttatttttatttatggctgtgttgggtcttcatttctgtgcgagggctttctccagttgcggcaagtgggggccactcttcatcgcggtgcgcgggcctctcactatcgcggcccctcccactgcagagcacaggctccagatgcgcaggctcagcaattgtggctcacgggcttagtcgctccgcggcatgtgggatcttcccagaccagggctcgaacccgtgtcccctgcattggcaggcagattctcaaccactgcgccaccagggaaacccctacaATAGTCTTGAGTAAAGTCTTCCttaccattttaacaagtgtcaggttaattttttttttaaacatcttgattggagtataattgctttacaaaggtgtgttagtttctgctttataacaaagtgaatcagttatacatatacatatgttcccatatctcttccctcttgcgtctccctcccgcccaccctccctttcccacccctctaggtggtcacaaagcaccggagctgatctccctgtgttaatgcggctgcttcccactagctatctattttacatttggtagtgtatatatgtccatgccactctctcaccctgtcacatcttacccctccccctccccatgtcctcaagtccattctctagtaggtctgtgtctttattcccgtcttacccctaggttcttcatgacctttttttttttttctccttagattccatatatatgtgttagcatactgtatttgtttttctctttctgacttacttcactctgtatgacagactctaactccatccacctcactacaaatacctccatttcatttctttttatggctgagtaatattccattgtatatatgtgccacaccttctttatccattcatccgatgatggacacttaggttgcttccatgtcctggctattgtaaatagagctgcaatgaacattgtggtacatgactctttttgaattatggttttctcagggtatatgcccagtagtgggattgctgggtcgtatggtagttctatttttagtttttaaaggaacctccatactgttctccatagtggctgtatcaatttacattcccaccaacagtgcaggagtgttcccttttctccacaccctctccagcatttattgtttctagattttttgatgatggccattctgatcggtgtgagatgatatctcattgtagttttgatttgcatttctctaatgattagtgatgttgagcattctttcatgtgtctgttggcaatctgtatatcttctttggagaaatgtctatttaggtcttctgcccatttttggattgggttgtttgtttttttgttattgagctgcatgagctgcttgtaaatcttggagattaatcctttgtcagttgcttcatttgcaaatattttctcccattctgagggttgtcttttggtcttgtttatggtttcctttgctgtgcaaaagcttttaagtttcattagatcccatttgtttatttttgtttttatttccatttctctaggagctgggtcaaaaaggatcttgctgtgatatatgtcatagagtgttctgcctatgttttcctctaagagtttgatagtgggacttccctggttgcacagtggttaagaatccgcctgccaacacaggggacatgggttcgaaccctggcccgggaagatcccatatgccacggagcaactaagcccgtgcgccacaactactgagcctgcactctagagcctgcgagctacaactactgagcccgtgtgccacaactaatgaagcccgcgtgcctagagcccatgctcggcaacaagagaagccaccccaatgagaagcccaagcaccacaacgaagagtagcccccgctcgccgcaactagagaaagcctgtgcacagcagcagagacccaacgcagccaaaaataaataaataaaaataaataaatttataaaaaaaagagtttgatagtgtctggccttacacttaggtctttaatccattttgagtttatttttgtgtatggtgtcagcgagtgttctaatttcatacttttacatgtacctgtccagttttcccagcaccacttattgaagaggctgtcttttctccactgtatatgcttggctcctttatcaaagataaggtgaccatatgtgcatgggtttatctctgggctttctatcctgttccattgatctatgtttctgtttttgtgccagtaccaaactgtcttgattactgtagctttgtaatatagtctgaagtcagggagcctgattcctccagcttcatttttcgttctcaagattgctttggctattcggggtcttttgtgtttccatacaaattgtgaaattttttgttctagttctgtgaaaaatgccagtgatagtttgatagggattgcattgaatctgtagattgctttgggtagtagagtcattttcacaatgttgattcttccaatccaagaacatggtatatctctccatctatttgtatcatctttgatttctttcatcagtgtcttataattttctgcatacaggtcttttgtctccctaggtaggtttattcctaggtattttattctttttgttgcaatggtaaacgggagtgttttcttaatttcactttcagatttttcatcattagtgtataggaatgcaagagatttctgtgcattaatttgtatcctgctacttcaccaaattcattgattagctctagtaattttctggtagcatctttaggattctctatgtatagtatcatgtcatctgcaaacagtgacagctttatttcttcttttccaatttggattccttttatttctttttcttctctgattgctgtggctaacacttccaaaactatgttgaataatagtggtgagagtgggcaaccttgtcttgttcctgatcttagtggaaatggtttcagtttttcaccattgaggacaacgttggctgtgggtttgtcatatatggcctttattgtgttgaggaaagttccctctatgcctactttctgcagggcttttatcataaatgggtgttgaattttgttgaaagctttctctgcatctattgagatgatcatatggtttttctccttcaatttgttaatatgatgtatcacgttgattgatttgtgtatattgaagaatccttgcattcctggaataaaccccacttgatcatggtgtatgatccttttaatgtgctgttggattctgtttgctagtattttgttgaggatttttgcatctatgtt
Above is a window of Eschrichtius robustus isolate mEscRob2 chromosome 6, mEscRob2.pri, whole genome shotgun sequence DNA encoding:
- the TRMT10C gene encoding tRNA methyltransferase 10 homolog C, whose protein sequence is MSVSITFLRPFARVLVPFTLHRKKRVLYSTTLQRYTSSKIPAVSYPNKESTSPPEELELDRWKITMKSNVQEEGVSTVSSSKDEDPLAATRELIEMWRLLRREVPEHISEEELKTVMECVSKSSKRKYLKYLYIKEKMKKAKQIKKEMKIAAKEQIKKDQLPETTKEDKQQNFLFLRLWDRNMDIAMGWKGAQAMQFGQPLVFDMAYDDYMKPKELQNAVSQLLESEGWNRRNVDPFHIYFCSLKTGGAYYRELVKRYGEKWNKLLLTATEKSHVDLFPKDSIIYLTSDSPNVMTTFKHDKIYVVGSFVDKNMQPGTSLAKAKRLKLATECLPLDKYLQWDTGTKNLTLDQMIRILLCLKNTGSWEEALKFVPRRKHTGYLEISQHSQEFFNRMKSKTFNSFPRGSVDRHRKGSLNENI